The Labeo rohita strain BAU-BD-2019 chromosome 19, IGBB_LRoh.1.0, whole genome shotgun sequence genome window below encodes:
- the ppp1r11 gene encoding E3 ubiquitin-protein ligase PPP1R11 — MAEVPGTSSETITETVQTGTPPPPQQEGRSLTIKLRKRKTEKKVEWSSDTVDNEHLGRRSSKCCCIYEKPRQFGESSSESEGDDEEGCGSAHCILGHGRRGHGQREGGGSTAPPSSGGTNPH, encoded by the exons ATGGCGGAGGTACCAGGTACATCGAGTGAGACGATAACGGAGACCGTTCAGACGGGCACACCGCCTCCACCCCAGCAG GAGGGCAGAAGCCTGACCATCAAGCTCAGGAAAAGGAAGACGGAGAAGAAAGTGGAGTGGTCCAGTGACACGGTGGACAATGAACATCTGGGCCGGAGGTCTTCAAAGT GTTGCTGTATTTACGAGAAGCCTCGACAGTTCGGCGAATCTTCCTCGGAAAGCGAAGGGGATGACGAGGAGGGCTGCGGGAGTGCGCACTGCATTCTGGGACATGGGAGAAGAGGCCATGGACAAAGGGAGGGTGGAGGGAGCACAGCGCCCCCTAGCTCTGGGGGAACAAACCCTCACTAG